The Cytophagia bacterium CHB2 genome window below encodes:
- a CDS encoding T9SS type A sorting domain-containing protein: MKKFSLTLWTFLALVLVGTLALAERPAHEKGKGERSLAKTAYEPDRYQILNINNLWSWHRRDGQANHSPLGDNGTFFPRGTAWSIYQDGMVFGSRAYVDAAKTVSAPFSQNIRVGGTTYATGQREGWVIGQGATAVPVDPADPRARIYRIRRDWTTAFYNANGSFSDEARRDAAESNEIGVSSVTNAQVQAIVDRYLKDWNEWPVDLGAPYVERNGQPGYQAPPPFSATFTSAELISGNYDEPGVAGSDPNSPADQVLWCVFNDLNKSTSVGRFGSEPTGLEIQMTMWGYKRSDALGNIFFRKWRFINKGGVEIDAAGSKGAFYLDSMYVCQWSDPDLGNAGDDLLGCDTTLSMGFVYNANALDSEYRRFNLAPPAAGYDFLQGPIVESPGDRAVFDLKYKDGYRNLGMSGFSYFSAGSPYTDPGGGYGTNTIRWYKMLRGYAPLDGPDVRYAHPPGVEAGPFPLAGNPVTGNGHVDGQGFNYSFVSGDRRLLVITGPFSMAPGDTQEVVVAHVAGLGSDRLSSVSVMKFNDRFAQNTYDALFQVPRSPAPPDVQVTELNGEIILEWGSNLNRVNSTENTVNEPGNFKFEGYNIYQLPSPTSRLSEGVRIATFDLPSDPAVVLGEDFDARSGQILEQALQFGSNSGIRRYFRLSRDYVKDVDKLNNGEEYYFAVTSYSVSTIPGYLPAALESDVQVRIARPKVPFGTKYKTSFGDTLQVAHTSTGSSISDGRVYPIVIDPRVSNGKTYEVRFATDAQGATVWSLQEKGGAVVMGNQSNQSGDTNYNIVNGLFLVVSGPPPGLKEWSWTPAASRFLTWVGGEFGFEGFNGTIGYASPRSVFGDGTLFVSADQTKNIEIRFANVNAADASFDPNHPNVSYAYRHGRGFGSAPARPEFAPFIINTGGSYSYQDFTKSVPLAVYDIENPAAPRRLAVAFLENNAANGSVDGKYWPPLINTVSNTAADGPREWLWIMDADYSETPNPAYQAEIIGGPQPVMYYATWVRRSTANWTDTNVFTHISNKPNTPADVFTFTLPAPDASQDLALASAKTIGVFPNPYYAFNPQETSRLSRFVTFNNLPPNSPVTIRIFNLAGQLVNRIEKNDASQFARWNLLNFSNLPVASGMYIAHIEIPELGHAQVLKLAVIQEAEVLENF, from the coding sequence ATGAAGAAATTTTCCCTTACCTTGTGGACGTTTCTCGCCCTGGTGCTGGTTGGGACACTGGCCCTGGCCGAGCGCCCGGCGCATGAGAAAGGCAAGGGCGAGCGCTCGTTGGCAAAAACTGCCTATGAGCCGGATCGCTATCAAATCTTGAATATCAATAACTTGTGGTCATGGCACCGCCGTGACGGCCAAGCCAACCACTCCCCCCTCGGTGATAATGGTACCTTCTTTCCGCGCGGCACGGCTTGGTCGATTTACCAAGACGGTATGGTGTTCGGCTCGCGCGCATATGTCGATGCAGCCAAAACTGTTTCCGCACCGTTCTCCCAGAACATTCGCGTCGGCGGCACAACTTACGCCACCGGGCAGCGTGAAGGCTGGGTGATTGGCCAGGGCGCAACCGCAGTTCCGGTTGACCCGGCTGACCCGCGCGCGCGCATCTATCGTATTCGCCGCGACTGGACCACAGCGTTCTACAATGCCAACGGCAGTTTCTCCGATGAAGCCAGGCGCGACGCGGCAGAATCCAATGAAATCGGCGTCTCCTCTGTGACCAATGCTCAGGTGCAAGCCATCGTCGATCGCTATTTGAAGGATTGGAACGAATGGCCGGTGGATTTGGGCGCGCCCTACGTCGAAAGAAACGGCCAGCCCGGCTATCAAGCTCCGCCGCCGTTCAGCGCAACTTTCACCTCGGCAGAATTGATCTCCGGCAATTATGACGAGCCTGGCGTTGCCGGCTCTGACCCCAATTCGCCGGCAGACCAAGTGTTGTGGTGCGTGTTCAATGATCTGAACAAATCCACCTCCGTTGGCCGTTTCGGTTCTGAGCCTACCGGTTTGGAAATCCAAATGACGATGTGGGGCTACAAACGTTCAGACGCGCTCGGCAATATCTTCTTCCGTAAATGGCGTTTCATCAACAAAGGCGGTGTTGAGATTGATGCCGCCGGCAGCAAAGGCGCTTTTTATCTCGACAGTATGTACGTTTGCCAATGGTCCGATCCGGACTTGGGCAACGCCGGCGACGATTTGCTCGGCTGCGATACCACGCTCAGCATGGGCTTTGTCTACAACGCCAATGCGCTTGACTCTGAGTATCGTCGCTTCAACCTGGCCCCGCCTGCAGCCGGTTATGACTTCTTGCAGGGCCCGATCGTCGAATCCCCCGGCGACCGCGCGGTTTTTGATTTGAAGTACAAAGACGGCTACAGAAATCTGGGTATGTCGGGTTTTTCGTATTTCTCTGCTGGCAGCCCCTATACCGATCCAGGTGGAGGTTACGGCACAAACACCATTCGCTGGTACAAGATGTTGCGCGGCTATGCTCCGCTGGATGGCCCGGATGTACGTTATGCCCATCCTCCGGGCGTCGAGGCCGGACCATTCCCGCTGGCGGGCAACCCGGTAACGGGTAACGGCCATGTTGATGGTCAAGGCTTCAACTACTCCTTTGTTTCCGGCGACCGCCGCTTGCTGGTCATCACCGGTCCGTTCAGCATGGCCCCGGGCGACACGCAGGAAGTTGTGGTGGCGCATGTTGCCGGTTTGGGTTCTGACCGTCTCTCCAGCGTTTCGGTTATGAAGTTTAATGACCGCTTCGCGCAAAATACCTATGATGCCTTGTTCCAAGTGCCGAGGTCACCGGCGCCGCCGGATGTGCAGGTCACGGAACTCAACGGCGAAATCATCCTGGAATGGGGCAGCAACCTCAACCGGGTGAACAGCACCGAAAACACCGTCAACGAGCCGGGTAACTTCAAATTTGAAGGCTACAACATTTATCAGTTGCCCAGCCCGACTTCTCGTTTGTCTGAAGGTGTTCGTATTGCCACCTTCGATTTGCCCTCGGATCCCGCCGTTGTCTTGGGTGAAGATTTCGATGCGCGCTCCGGGCAGATTCTCGAGCAAGCGCTGCAATTCGGTTCGAACAGCGGCATCCGCCGTTATTTCCGCCTCTCCCGCGATTATGTCAAGGATGTTGACAAGCTGAATAACGGTGAAGAGTATTATTTTGCGGTTACCTCCTACAGCGTTTCCACGATTCCGGGCTATCTGCCGGCGGCATTGGAATCGGATGTCCAGGTTCGTATTGCCCGGCCGAAAGTACCTTTTGGAACGAAGTATAAAACCTCGTTTGGCGACACGTTGCAAGTTGCCCACACCAGCACCGGCAGCTCGATCAGTGATGGTCGCGTCTACCCAATTGTGATTGATCCTCGCGTCAGCAACGGCAAAACCTATGAAGTCAGATTCGCAACGGATGCGCAAGGCGCGACGGTGTGGAGTCTGCAAGAAAAGGGTGGCGCCGTGGTCATGGGCAATCAGAGCAACCAAAGCGGAGACACGAACTACAATATCGTCAACGGTCTCTTCTTGGTGGTTTCTGGTCCGCCTCCGGGCTTGAAAGAGTGGAGTTGGACGCCGGCCGCGTCTCGCTTCTTGACCTGGGTCGGTGGTGAGTTTGGGTTTGAAGGCTTCAACGGCACGATCGGCTATGCTTCGCCGCGTTCGGTTTTTGGCGACGGTACCCTGTTTGTCTCTGCCGATCAAACCAAAAACATCGAAATCCGCTTTGCCAACGTGAATGCGGCAGACGCCAGCTTTGATCCCAATCATCCCAATGTTTCGTATGCGTATCGCCATGGCCGCGGCTTTGGCTCCGCACCAGCGAGACCGGAGTTCGCGCCATTCATCATCAATACTGGCGGCAGCTATTCGTATCAAGATTTTACCAAGAGCGTGCCGCTGGCGGTTTATGATATTGAAAACCCGGCTGCGCCGCGACGTTTGGCGGTTGCTTTCCTGGAAAACAACGCCGCTAACGGCTCTGTCGACGGCAAATACTGGCCGCCGTTGATCAATACGGTCAGCAATACCGCTGCAGACGGCCCGCGTGAATGGCTGTGGATCATGGATGCAGATTATAGCGAAACACCGAATCCGGCGTATCAAGCTGAGATTATTGGCGGACCCCAGCCGGTGATGTACTATGCTACCTGGGTACGCCGCAGCACGGCGAACTGGACGGACACCAATGTGTTCACGCACATCTCCAACAAGCCCAACACTCCGGCTGACGTGTTCACGTTCACTTTGCCGGCGCCGGATGCTTCTCAAGATCTTGCGTTAGCGAGTGCGAAGACCATCGGCGTTTTCCCGAATCCGTATTATGCCTTCAACCCGCAGGAAACCAGCCGGTTGTCGCGTTTCGTCACGTTCAACAACTTGCCGCCGAATTCGCCGGTAACGATCCGGATTTTCAACCTGGCCGGCCAGTTGGTGAACCGCATCGAGAAAAACGACGCCAGCCAGTTTGCCCGCTGGAATCTGTTGAACTTTAGCAATCTCCCGGTTGCCAGCGGTATGTACATCGCGCATATCGAAATACCGGAACTCGGCCACGCGCAAGTGCTCAAATTGGCGGTTATCCAAGAAGCCGAAGTCTTGGAAAACTTCTAA
- a CDS encoding PorV/PorQ family protein, whose translation MTNKRLLSFLTVCLALAALAGSLLAQTPDVQNKRIGTAAAPELLIPVGARDLAMGGSSIGTTSGIDALHYNPAGLGRLTGAAEGTVSHMSYIADINVNYGAVGINFGGFGTVGLSIKALDFGEIPMTTTDDPEGVAGRTFNPSFVTLGFSYARAFTDAITAGGTVKLISENLHRVSGKGIAMDFGVQYRGVAGFNGVNLGVALKNVGPQVSFDGPGLLRLADVADGLRPTQYYSSEAASWELPTSVEIGFAYENKFAENVSYSLNTTYANNNLALDGYRFGGELGYSMENLKLAGRAGYELSDKGPTDEQIFGPTLGFGLTYITEGLDITVDYAYRSVDLFNSNNVFSLKLGF comes from the coding sequence ATGACGAATAAACGTCTGCTTTCATTTTTAACGGTTTGTTTGGCGCTGGCTGCCCTCGCCGGCAGCTTGCTCGCCCAAACGCCGGATGTCCAGAACAAGCGCATTGGCACCGCGGCGGCCCCCGAGTTATTGATTCCGGTCGGCGCGCGTGACTTGGCTATGGGCGGTTCCAGCATCGGAACCACCTCCGGCATCGATGCATTGCATTACAATCCGGCCGGCCTTGGCCGCCTCACCGGCGCTGCTGAAGGCACGGTCAGCCACATGTCGTATATCGCTGATATCAATGTCAATTACGGCGCTGTCGGTATCAATTTCGGCGGTTTTGGCACCGTCGGTCTCAGCATCAAAGCGCTGGATTTCGGCGAGATTCCGATGACCACCACCGACGACCCGGAAGGCGTTGCGGGCAGAACTTTCAATCCCTCTTTTGTCACGTTGGGATTCAGCTATGCACGCGCGTTCACCGATGCCATCACTGCTGGTGGTACGGTAAAGTTGATCTCCGAAAACTTGCATCGCGTCTCGGGTAAAGGCATTGCCATGGATTTTGGCGTGCAATACCGCGGCGTGGCCGGCTTCAACGGCGTGAACCTCGGCGTCGCGTTGAAGAACGTCGGTCCGCAAGTCAGTTTTGACGGCCCGGGCTTGCTCCGCCTCGCGGATGTCGCTGACGGCCTGCGCCCCACCCAGTATTACAGCTCGGAAGCGGCGAGTTGGGAATTGCCCACCTCCGTCGAAATCGGCTTTGCCTATGAAAACAAGTTCGCGGAAAATGTCTCCTACTCCCTGAACACCACGTATGCTAACAACAACTTGGCGCTTGACGGCTATCGTTTTGGCGGCGAGTTGGGCTATTCGATGGAAAACCTGAAGTTGGCGGGCCGCGCCGGCTACGAGCTTTCCGACAAGGGCCCGACGGATGAACAAATCTTTGGACCGACGTTGGGTTTTGGTTTGACCTACATCACCGAAGGCTTGGACATCACTGTCGATTATGCTTATCGCTCGGTCGATCTCTTCAACAGCAACAACGTGTTCTCGTTGAAGCTCGGCTTCTAA
- a CDS encoding PIG-L family deacetylase, which translates to MKTPFRSLRSLLGISAVLLTIIFASCQKRPATQNYFPENGPQALHQISLDLQNGVRVLSLALRPGYEDLAALAYLRLAEGATIASAYVSNGEAGESDLGTPYPDQLAGALRLEADAALAYLNGEAHFLSQPEVVAARDSLAVRRSWRSDSLSARLAGLLLKYKPDIILVARDWAAPEQSWQTKVLLSDLLNAVQKIQPKPTNGSAVAINSDSLWQVGRIWVDDPAKSGVRVPVDDKHPEWKKSFKAIADEAGAKYASLRYQRKAWQGTQQPSYTLLHPQTGATLQTLTENYPDFTSFRYLRSMAGRMTQLASAAREKSRKELGPALLTAIDSVSIHITFRNRLSSQEERMLYAWKMNLDRLRNNLLNVNVDYTIADTALTVVQVTSLTIKNVTGLSEIGDTSINFSALPENWAVNESLERRFAYKPGEIFTLLSPQSLPFNTPQNLFGLQAPQASHKITFHVVHRSSNREQSFIKTINQRMYYAPRFLVEVLTPIVRAIPGEKIELRMKNYSRDGVADTIGVSHEAVTSSPGLFRLSFKEAEQYLTLYLDWPQEVEEGTHIFPVTIDGDEVAQFAARQFRAEIDRNRRIGIFTPANNTLLKDALRRLTVRSANLVVNPERIQQMDSLDVIIVDRRALTLETRFRDKKASLQAFAEKGGHVIILAQDPESWNRAPLWDGLQLAATQQFDESFPLQNDEQHPVLNSPNRLTAQDWEGWLYRRGYNFVSLGQKDGVEMPVTAAGQGTPLLLTRKLGQGKMTYVDLALTPQWLNVQPGAYRLLANLISY; encoded by the coding sequence ATGAAAACACCTTTTCGATCGTTACGTTCGCTTTTGGGGATCAGCGCTGTTCTCCTAACCATCATTTTTGCATCCTGCCAGAAGCGTCCGGCGACGCAGAATTATTTCCCTGAAAACGGGCCGCAAGCGCTGCATCAAATTTCGCTGGATTTGCAAAACGGTGTGCGCGTGTTGTCTCTCGCTCTGCGCCCGGGTTATGAAGATTTGGCGGCCCTAGCCTATCTTCGTCTCGCCGAGGGCGCGACGATCGCTAGCGCTTATGTCAGCAATGGCGAGGCCGGCGAAAGTGATCTCGGGACACCCTATCCGGATCAGCTTGCCGGCGCGCTGCGCTTGGAAGCCGATGCCGCGCTGGCTTATCTCAACGGCGAGGCGCACTTTCTTAGCCAGCCGGAGGTCGTGGCCGCGCGCGATTCTCTGGCGGTGCGGAGATCCTGGCGCAGCGACTCGTTGAGCGCCCGCCTGGCCGGCCTTCTGCTCAAATATAAACCGGACATCATTCTGGTGGCGCGCGATTGGGCTGCGCCTGAGCAAAGCTGGCAAACGAAAGTTTTGCTTTCGGATTTGCTGAACGCCGTGCAAAAAATTCAGCCCAAGCCAACTAACGGCAGCGCGGTCGCCATAAATTCTGATTCTCTCTGGCAGGTTGGTCGCATTTGGGTGGATGATCCCGCCAAGTCCGGCGTGCGCGTGCCGGTGGATGACAAGCATCCGGAATGGAAGAAGAGCTTTAAAGCGATTGCTGACGAAGCCGGCGCGAAATATGCCTCGTTGCGCTATCAGCGTAAAGCCTGGCAGGGAACGCAGCAGCCTTCTTACACGCTGCTCCATCCGCAAACCGGCGCCACCCTGCAAACACTGACGGAAAACTATCCTGATTTTACCAGCTTCCGCTATTTGCGCAGCATGGCCGGACGAATGACGCAACTGGCATCAGCGGCGCGGGAAAAATCGAGAAAAGAGCTTGGACCGGCGCTGTTGACTGCGATCGATTCGGTGAGCATTCATATCACATTTCGAAACAGGTTGAGCAGCCAGGAAGAGCGCATGCTCTACGCCTGGAAAATGAACCTCGACCGGCTGCGGAATAACCTGCTCAACGTCAACGTGGATTATACCATCGCCGACACCGCGTTGACCGTGGTGCAAGTTACCAGTCTTACGATCAAAAACGTTACCGGCCTTTCGGAAATTGGCGACACCTCCATAAACTTCAGCGCACTGCCTGAAAATTGGGCCGTGAATGAATCTCTGGAACGGCGCTTTGCTTACAAGCCCGGCGAGATTTTCACCCTGCTCTCGCCGCAAAGCCTGCCGTTCAACACTCCACAAAATCTTTTTGGCTTGCAGGCGCCGCAAGCGTCGCATAAAATCACTTTTCACGTGGTGCATCGCAGCTCCAACCGCGAGCAGAGTTTCATCAAGACCATCAATCAACGCATGTATTACGCCCCGCGTTTTCTTGTCGAGGTGTTGACGCCGATTGTGCGCGCGATTCCGGGCGAGAAAATCGAATTGCGCATGAAGAATTACTCGCGCGACGGCGTCGCCGACACCATTGGCGTGTCGCATGAGGCGGTAACCTCGAGCCCCGGCCTTTTCCGTTTGAGTTTCAAGGAGGCCGAGCAATACCTGACGCTTTATCTGGATTGGCCGCAGGAAGTGGAGGAGGGCACGCATATTTTTCCGGTTACGATCGACGGCGATGAAGTTGCCCAGTTTGCCGCCCGGCAGTTTCGCGCGGAGATTGACCGCAATCGCCGTATCGGCATTTTCACTCCGGCCAATAACACCTTGTTGAAAGACGCCTTGCGCCGCCTGACGGTAAGAAGCGCCAATCTTGTGGTCAACCCGGAACGCATACAACAAATGGATTCGCTGGACGTCATTATAGTAGACCGTCGCGCCTTGACATTGGAAACGCGCTTCCGAGACAAGAAAGCCTCACTTCAGGCGTTTGCCGAGAAGGGGGGACATGTGATCATCCTTGCGCAAGACCCTGAGTCGTGGAACCGCGCGCCGCTGTGGGACGGTTTGCAATTAGCGGCCACGCAACAGTTCGATGAGAGTTTCCCGCTGCAAAATGACGAGCAACATCCGGTGCTCAATTCGCCCAATCGCCTGACAGCGCAAGATTGGGAGGGCTGGCTTTACCGGCGCGGTTACAATTTCGTCTCGCTTGGCCAAAAAGACGGCGTTGAAATGCCTGTGACAGCGGCGGGACAGGGAACGCCGCTGTTGCTGACGCGCAAGCTCGGCCAGGGCAAAATGACGTATGTTGATTTGGCCCTGACCCCGCAGTGGCTGAATGTGCAGCCTGGCGCTTACCGCTTGCTGGCAAATTTGATTTCGTATTAA